In the genome of Bradyrhizobium arachidis, one region contains:
- a CDS encoding creatininase family protein yields MTPSRDWTGIRWADAALADVARWIAVLPLAATEQHGPHLPLETDVLIADAYLARVRELLPASVPASFLPVEPVGISTEHIDYPGTQTLPTETALKRWTAIGEDIARRGVKKLVIITSHGGNSAAMMLVAQDLRAHHKLFVVTTSWSRLSGADTLFPADEVRHGIHGGAVETSIMLAHYPDRVRKEAIADFPASSIALEQQYRWLSTQRPAPFAWQAQDLNASGAVGNATLAVAEKGERLIDQGARAFCELLSEVDNFDVNRLAKGPLG; encoded by the coding sequence ATGACGCCGTCCCGCGACTGGACCGGGATCCGCTGGGCCGACGCTGCCCTCGCGGATGTAGCGCGCTGGATCGCGGTGCTGCCGCTGGCCGCGACCGAGCAACATGGCCCGCATCTGCCGCTCGAGACCGACGTGCTGATCGCCGACGCGTATCTCGCGCGCGTGCGCGAGCTTCTGCCCGCAAGCGTTCCGGCCAGCTTTCTTCCCGTTGAACCGGTCGGGATCTCCACCGAGCATATCGACTATCCGGGTACCCAGACTTTGCCCACCGAAACCGCGCTGAAGCGATGGACCGCAATCGGCGAGGACATCGCACGGCGCGGGGTGAAGAAGCTCGTCATCATCACCAGCCATGGCGGCAACAGCGCGGCCATGATGCTGGTGGCGCAGGATCTTCGCGCGCATCACAAGCTCTTCGTGGTGACGACGTCGTGGTCGCGGCTCTCAGGGGCGGACACATTGTTCCCGGCCGATGAGGTGCGCCACGGCATTCACGGCGGCGCGGTGGAGACCTCGATCATGCTGGCGCACTATCCCGATCGGGTGCGCAAGGAAGCGATCGCGGATTTTCCCGCAAGCAGCATCGCGCTGGAGCAGCAATATCGCTGGCTGTCGACGCAGCGGCCGGCGCCGTTTGCCTGGCAGGCGCAGGATCTCAACGCCAGCGGCGCGGTCGGCAACGCGACCCTGGCCGTCGCGGAGAAGGGCGAGCGGCTCATCGACCAGGGCGCGCGCGCCTTTTGCGAGTTGCTGAGCGAGGTCGATAACTTCGACGTGAACAGGCTCGCCAAGGGCCCCCTCGGCTAA
- a CDS encoding carbohydrate porin produces the protein MRTAAAIASGVLTFPAASFAADLPLKAPALRAVYDWTGFYIGAHAGYSRGSSRFALNDGTALGDSGLFSGMIGGVQAGYNYRLNSGWLVGVEGDFSFPNYITSNSIVSFLATPANTVTQQWDYTASLRGRVGYTSGPWLVYATGGFAWMGERYFDAPASGEAVPKILNTRPGWIAGAGVEYGFAPHWSARLEYLYSRFDGAHVAFSTGAQYSSSSLDVQSVRLGLNRKVDWPGMPGYNPNSSLIDTESDRWEIHGQSTYIPQGYPSFPALYSGPNSLSPSRQAKATWSNSLFLNARLWDGGEVYYNPELLQGFGLNDTVGAAGFPNGEAQKSNFPYPHYNTSRLFVRQTFGFGGEQEELASGQLQLGQKVDVSRLTVQAGKFAVVDVFDGNAYAKDTRKDFMNWSIWAPGAFDYSADKVGLTYGVTAELNQKQWALRGGYFLMVAESNSNHFDTRVGERGQYVLELETRYSLFGQPGKLRTMGWVDSANMGSFRETLDNPALNLDIAQTRRGRLKVGYVVNLEQAITEDLGLFGRWSWNDGKTETLAFTDINRSLSGGLSIKGTKWGRPDDVIGIGGAINGLSQDYRDFLAAGGLGVLVGDGALNYRNERILETYYAYALNKNLTLTADYQLIVNPAYNADRGPVSVFSGRLHGEF, from the coding sequence TTGCGGACGGCCGCGGCGATCGCCTCGGGCGTGCTGACTTTTCCCGCCGCGAGCTTTGCTGCCGATCTGCCGCTGAAGGCGCCGGCGCTGAGAGCGGTTTATGACTGGACCGGCTTCTATATCGGCGCGCATGCCGGCTACAGCCGCGGTTCGTCGCGCTTTGCCCTGAACGACGGCACCGCACTCGGCGACAGCGGCCTCTTCAGCGGCATGATCGGCGGCGTGCAGGCCGGCTACAATTACCGCCTCAACTCCGGCTGGCTGGTCGGCGTCGAAGGCGATTTCTCGTTTCCCAACTACATCACCTCGAATTCGATCGTGTCGTTCCTGGCAACGCCGGCCAACACGGTCACGCAGCAATGGGACTACACCGCCAGCCTGCGCGGCCGCGTCGGCTACACCAGCGGTCCGTGGCTGGTCTACGCCACCGGCGGCTTTGCGTGGATGGGCGAACGCTATTTCGACGCGCCGGCCTCCGGGGAAGCGGTGCCGAAAATCCTGAACACGCGGCCCGGCTGGATCGCGGGCGCCGGCGTCGAGTACGGCTTCGCACCGCATTGGAGCGCGCGGCTCGAATATCTCTACAGCCGCTTCGACGGCGCCCACGTCGCCTTCTCCACGGGCGCCCAATACAGCTCGTCTTCGCTCGACGTCCAGTCGGTCAGGCTCGGCCTCAACCGCAAGGTCGATTGGCCGGGCATGCCGGGCTACAATCCGAACAGCTCGCTGATCGACACGGAATCGGATCGCTGGGAGATCCACGGGCAGAGCACGTATATCCCGCAGGGCTATCCGTCGTTTCCTGCCCTCTACAGTGGACCGAACTCGCTCTCGCCGTCGCGCCAAGCCAAGGCGACCTGGAGCAACAGCCTGTTCCTGAACGCGCGGCTGTGGGACGGCGGCGAGGTCTATTACAATCCCGAGCTGCTCCAGGGTTTTGGATTGAACGACACGGTCGGCGCCGCCGGCTTTCCCAACGGCGAGGCGCAGAAGTCGAATTTCCCCTACCCGCACTACAACACCTCGCGCCTCTTCGTGCGTCAGACCTTCGGCTTCGGCGGCGAGCAGGAAGAGCTTGCGAGCGGTCAGCTGCAGCTCGGCCAGAAGGTCGACGTATCCCGACTCACCGTGCAGGCCGGCAAGTTCGCGGTGGTCGACGTGTTCGACGGCAATGCCTATGCCAAGGACACCCGCAAGGACTTCATGAACTGGTCGATATGGGCGCCCGGTGCCTTCGACTATTCCGCCGACAAGGTCGGCCTCACCTATGGCGTCACCGCCGAGCTCAACCAGAAGCAATGGGCGCTGCGGGGCGGCTATTTCCTGATGGTCGCGGAGTCCAATTCAAATCATTTCGACACCAGGGTCGGCGAGCGCGGCCAGTACGTGCTCGAGCTCGAGACGCGCTATTCGCTGTTCGGCCAACCCGGCAAGCTCAGGACCATGGGCTGGGTCGACAGCGCCAACATGGGCAGCTTCCGCGAAACGCTCGACAATCCCGCGCTCAATCTCGACATCGCACAGACCCGGCGCGGCCGTCTCAAGGTCGGTTATGTCGTCAACCTCGAACAGGCGATCACCGAAGATCTCGGACTGTTCGGCCGCTGGAGCTGGAACGACGGCAAGACCGAGACGCTCGCGTTCACCGACATCAACCGCAGCCTGTCCGGCGGCCTGTCGATCAAGGGCACTAAATGGGGCCGGCCCGACGACGTGATCGGCATCGGCGGCGCCATCAACGGACTGTCGCAGGACTATCGCGACTTCCTCGCCGCCGGCGGCCTCGGCGTGTTGGTTGGCGACGGCGCGCTGAACTACCGCAACGAGCGCATCCTCGAAACCTATTACGCCTACGCCCTGAACAAGAATCTCACCCTCACCGCCGACTACCAGCTCATCGTCAATCCCGCCTACAACGCCGATCGCGGCCCGGTGTCGGTGTTTTCAGGACGGTTGCACGGCGAGTTCTGA
- a CDS encoding sulfite exporter TauE/SafE family protein yields the protein MDGIAIELPLFLLATFAGAFVAGLSGFAFGLVAASLWLYVLTPLQSASLIVGFGLLVQGYSVWKLRAALDWRRLWPFIVGAVIGVPAGVSLLTWADPKSVRIAVGAILIAYSLYAFFRPQLKVAVVVPPAADMTVGFVNGLLGGLTGLAGIIITIWCNLRGLPKDVQRATFQPVAVVVFAMAALWLGAKGSLTLDTAKLFALGLPFLFAGTWLGLKLFGRIDEAAFRKLVLALLLVSGVALLF from the coding sequence ATGGATGGGATCGCAATCGAGCTTCCGCTTTTTCTGTTGGCCACCTTCGCCGGCGCGTTCGTCGCCGGCCTCTCCGGCTTCGCCTTCGGCCTCGTCGCGGCATCGCTGTGGCTGTACGTGCTGACGCCGCTTCAGAGCGCCAGCCTGATCGTCGGCTTTGGCCTTCTGGTGCAGGGCTATTCGGTCTGGAAGTTGCGTGCCGCGCTCGACTGGCGCCGGCTGTGGCCCTTCATCGTCGGTGCAGTCATCGGCGTGCCGGCCGGGGTGTCGCTTCTGACCTGGGCTGATCCGAAGAGTGTCCGCATCGCGGTTGGAGCAATTCTGATCGCCTACAGCCTCTATGCATTCTTCCGGCCGCAGCTCAAGGTCGCGGTGGTCGTTCCGCCGGCTGCCGACATGACGGTCGGCTTCGTCAACGGCCTGCTCGGCGGACTGACCGGCCTTGCCGGCATCATCATTACGATCTGGTGCAATCTGCGCGGCCTGCCCAAGGACGTCCAGCGCGCCACGTTCCAGCCCGTCGCAGTGGTGGTGTTCGCCATGGCGGCGCTCTGGCTCGGTGCCAAGGGATCGCTCACGCTCGACACGGCGAAGCTGTTCGCGCTCGGACTGCCGTTCCTGTTCGCCGGCACCTGGCTCGGGCTGAAACTTTTCGGCCGCATCGACGAGGCCGCGTTCCGCAAGCTCGTGCTTGCGCTGCTGCTCGTCTCGGGCGTTGCGCTGCTGTTCTGA
- a CDS encoding methyl-accepting chemotaxis protein, with the protein MRIGKLFALSMLTVTVFAVILGAEVLVPQTRIFTNRSDAIKTVEAFGATLMVSQQVAGLRAPYISPIFQEGTATQAQVDAAAKAAKAAEASFEGARRAIMVLDDGASMADGLDRTLRRLKEITASADRAMSVPLASRDGAVIKGFLPGVAEVIANIEPIMNRLEGKVVNADSSLAALLSLARTAQDLRVSAGSRAATLSPALSARRPLTTAEFSLMDRMQGRVETDREHIEAGVDQLGNPPRIAAALKAATESYFGKAALAVEKEMPAARADGKYGINADELASVIVPAIQMFYGVRDAALAEAAERAAAARDGALAMLALAGVAVLALLGTLGGVTMMLRRRVVTPLGRLADVIGALAAGRHEVEIPATGRNDEIGQVAGSLQHFKDSLLAKKSADEAAAIEAEAKLKRSQRMDQVAREFEAMIGDVINTVSSASSELEVSAGTLTSSADQSEKVTATVAAASEQASTNVQTVAAAAEEMASSVDEISRQVQDSARIAGEAVQQAERTNGHVGELARAAGRIGDVVELISQIAGQTNLLALNATIEAARAGEAGRGFAVVASEVKALAEQTAKATGEISQQITEIQTATEDSVGAIKAIGDTINRMSEIASAIASAVEEQGAATREISRNVQQAARGTQQVSASIVDVQRGASQTGSASSNVLTAARSLSGESTRLKAEVGKFLEAIRAA; encoded by the coding sequence ATGCGGATCGGGAAGCTTTTCGCACTGTCGATGCTGACGGTGACGGTTTTTGCAGTCATTCTCGGCGCCGAGGTGCTCGTACCCCAGACCCGCATCTTCACGAACCGCTCCGACGCGATCAAGACGGTCGAGGCCTTTGGTGCGACCCTGATGGTCAGCCAGCAGGTCGCCGGGCTTCGCGCCCCCTACATCTCTCCGATCTTCCAGGAAGGCACCGCGACGCAGGCCCAGGTCGACGCCGCCGCGAAGGCTGCCAAAGCCGCCGAGGCTTCGTTCGAAGGCGCAAGGCGGGCCATCATGGTGCTGGATGACGGTGCATCCATGGCCGATGGTCTCGACCGCACCCTGCGCCGGCTGAAGGAGATCACCGCGTCCGCAGATCGCGCGATGAGCGTTCCTCTGGCTTCGCGCGACGGCGCCGTGATCAAGGGCTTCCTGCCCGGCGTCGCCGAGGTCATCGCCAATATCGAACCGATCATGAACCGGCTTGAGGGGAAGGTCGTCAATGCCGACTCCTCGCTGGCGGCGCTCTTGAGCCTGGCGCGAACGGCGCAGGACCTGCGCGTTTCCGCCGGCAGCCGGGCCGCCACCCTGTCGCCGGCGCTGAGCGCGCGACGGCCGCTCACGACGGCCGAGTTCTCGCTGATGGACCGCATGCAGGGGCGTGTGGAGACCGATCGCGAACACATCGAGGCCGGTGTCGACCAGCTCGGAAATCCGCCCCGGATCGCCGCCGCATTGAAGGCGGCGACGGAGTCCTATTTCGGCAAGGCCGCGCTCGCGGTCGAGAAGGAGATGCCTGCGGCGCGAGCCGACGGCAAGTACGGGATCAACGCCGACGAGCTCGCCAGCGTCATCGTGCCGGCCATCCAGATGTTCTACGGCGTGCGTGATGCAGCGCTGGCGGAAGCGGCCGAGCGCGCCGCGGCCGCGCGCGACGGCGCGCTGGCAATGCTCGCGCTCGCCGGCGTCGCGGTGCTGGCGCTGCTCGGGACGCTCGGTGGCGTGACCATGATGCTGCGCAGACGCGTGGTGACGCCGCTCGGCCGGCTCGCGGACGTGATCGGAGCGCTCGCGGCCGGACGGCATGAGGTCGAGATCCCCGCGACCGGCCGCAACGACGAGATCGGCCAGGTGGCCGGGTCGCTCCAGCACTTCAAGGATTCGCTGCTCGCCAAGAAGTCCGCCGACGAGGCTGCCGCGATCGAGGCCGAGGCCAAGCTCAAGCGCAGCCAGCGCATGGACCAGGTCGCGCGCGAGTTCGAGGCGATGATCGGCGACGTCATCAACACCGTTTCGTCGGCATCGTCCGAGCTGGAGGTCTCGGCGGGAACGCTGACCAGCTCGGCCGATCAATCGGAAAAGGTCACGGCGACCGTTGCTGCCGCCTCCGAGCAGGCCTCCACCAACGTTCAGACGGTGGCCGCGGCGGCCGAGGAAATGGCCTCGTCGGTGGATGAGATCAGCCGGCAGGTCCAGGACTCCGCACGCATCGCCGGCGAGGCGGTGCAGCAGGCGGAGCGCACCAACGGCCATGTCGGCGAGCTCGCCAGGGCCGCGGGCCGGATCGGCGACGTCGTCGAGCTCATCAGCCAGATCGCGGGCCAGACCAATCTTCTGGCGCTGAACGCCACCATCGAGGCGGCGCGCGCCGGCGAAGCCGGGCGCGGCTTCGCCGTCGTCGCCTCCGAGGTCAAGGCGCTGGCCGAGCAGACCGCCAAGGCCACCGGTGAGATCAGCCAGCAGATCACGGAAATCCAGACGGCGACGGAGGATTCAGTCGGCGCCATCAAGGCAATCGGCGACACCATCAACCGCATGTCCGAGATCGCCTCCGCAATCGCCTCGGCAGTCGAGGAGCAGGGTGCGGCGACGCGGGAGATTTCCCGCAACGTGCAGCAGGCGGCGCGCGGCACCCAGCAGGTCTCCGCCAGCATCGTCGACGTGCAGCGCGGCGCGAGCCAGACCGGATCGGCATCCTCCAACGTGCTCACGGCGGCCAGATCGCTGTCCGGCGAGAGCACGCGTCTCAAGGCTGAGGTCGGAAAGTTTTTGGAGGCGATCCGGGCCGCCTAA